In the Thermodesulfovibrio yellowstonii DSM 11347 genome, one interval contains:
- a CDS encoding cytochrome-c peroxidase — translation MLRRNSILIFLCLIALFFNIEGFASEKKKKKIQPLPAVPVPENNPMTQEKIELGKKLFFDRRLSGDGTTSCASCHDPEKAFTDASEISLSYPTTRNFRNAPTLMNSAYAKHLFWDGRAKTLEEQAEFPIMSPFEMNQNLDFVEEEIRIVPEYREAFKRIFGQDVNIKLIAKAIAAFERTLISKNAPIDRYLKGDKNALSSEAKKGLEIFTGKGKCIDCHYGYYLSDQEFHALMVPENPKYANEDKFIVTRRYVAKINKYPDYMNIKEDLGRYFKTKKQKDYKAFKTPTLREVAKTAPYMHNGIFKSLDEVIDFFNKGGGEGNKVLKPLNLTEEEKKVLKTFLVEALSGEDLKIKPPDIP, via the coding sequence ATGTTAAGAAGAAATAGTATTTTAATTTTTTTATGCTTGATTGCCTTGTTTTTTAATATTGAAGGCTTTGCTTCTGAAAAAAAGAAAAAGAAAATTCAGCCTTTGCCAGCGGTGCCTGTTCCTGAGAATAACCCAATGACTCAGGAAAAAATAGAACTTGGTAAAAAGCTGTTTTTTGACAGAAGACTTTCAGGCGATGGAACAACAAGTTGTGCAAGCTGTCATGACCCTGAGAAGGCATTTACAGATGCCTCTGAGATATCTCTAAGTTATCCCACCACAAGAAACTTTAGGAATGCTCCGACTCTTATGAATTCTGCTTATGCTAAACATCTTTTCTGGGATGGACGAGCTAAAACATTAGAAGAACAGGCAGAGTTTCCCATTATGTCACCTTTTGAAATGAATCAAAATCTTGATTTTGTAGAGGAAGAAATTAGAATAGTGCCTGAATACAGGGAAGCATTTAAGAGGATTTTTGGGCAGGATGTAAATATTAAATTGATTGCAAAGGCTATTGCTGCTTTTGAAAGAACTCTAATTTCAAAAAATGCACCTATTGACAGATACCTCAAAGGAGATAAAAACGCATTATCTTCTGAAGCTAAAAAAGGACTTGAAATATTTACAGGTAAAGGAAAATGCATAGATTGTCATTATGGTTATTACTTAAGTGATCAGGAATTTCATGCGCTTATGGTTCCTGAAAATCCAAAATATGCTAATGAAGACAAATTTATTGTTACAAGAAGATATGTAGCAAAGATAAATAAATATCCAGACTACATGAATATCAAGGAAGACCTCGGGAGATATTTCAAAACCAAAAAACAAAAAGATTATAAAGCGTTTAAAACACCTACATTGAGAGAGGTTGCAAAAACTGCTCCATATATGCATAATGGTATATTCAAGAGTCTTGATGAAGTTATAGACTTTTTTAATAAGGGTGGAGGAGAAGGTAATAAAGTTTTGAAACCTCTTAACTTGACTGAAGAAGAGAAAAAAGTTTTAAAAACATTTCTTGTTGAAGCCCTGAGTGGCGAAGATTTAAAAATAAAACCACCTGATATTCCATAA
- a CDS encoding DsbA family protein, translated as MEVGPTIDRLVKELEGKVKLVIKFFPYRYRDYSRIAAEAAVEAWKQGKFTEMHDLLIKNSPRLDRESLINYAKKLNMDVEKFIKAIDNQEGASIIDKDLKLAKELDLYVTPAFYINGIKVLGVRDSEYFKEIIFRELKNVKKK; from the coding sequence GTGGAGGTCGGTCCGACCATAGATAGATTGGTAAAAGAACTGGAAGGCAAGGTTAAGCTTGTTATAAAATTTTTCCCTTATCGGTATAGAGATTATTCAAGGATTGCAGCTGAAGCAGCAGTAGAGGCTTGGAAACAGGGAAAGTTCACTGAAATGCATGATTTATTAATAAAAAACTCTCCAAGACTTGACAGAGAATCACTTATAAATTACGCAAAGAAGCTGAATATGGACGTAGAAAAATTTATAAAAGCAATAGATAATCAGGAAGGTGCATCAATAATTGATAAAGATTTAAAGCTTGCAAAAGAGCTTGATCTTTATGTAACACCGGCTTTTTATATTAACGGTATAAAAGTGCTTGGTGTTAGAGACAGCGAATACTTTAAAGAGATAATTTTCAGAGAACTTAAAAATGTTAAGAAGAAATAG
- a CDS encoding cytochrome ubiquinol oxidase subunit I has product MDTVLLSRLQFAATAAFHFIFVPLTLGLSILVAYMETKYVRTGDKDYLRMAKFWGRLFVINFALGVVTGITMEFQFGMNWAEYSRYVGDIFGSPLAIEATVAFFLESTFLGVWIFGWNKISPKLHALSIWLVALATNLSALWILIANGWMQHPVGYVINNNRAEMVDFWAVVTNAYGLLKFAHTVLSGWVVAGFFVLGISAYHLLNKNETEFFKKCLKIGAIFALVSSILVAAVGDFHAKEVAHTQPTKLAAMESLWNTTTNAPMYLLLIPDPENEKNSVEAIGIPSMLSILAGKKEIKGLKEFSPSERPPVTLTFVSFRLMVGLGFLFILLTLLVLIKFRYIENSTIFLKLLLWSIPLPYIAGQLGWIVAEVGRQPWIVYGLLKTTDAVSKAVEPSQVLASLIGFTVFYGALGIIDIYLLAKYARKGPEPKEV; this is encoded by the coding sequence ATGGACACAGTTTTATTAAGCAGGCTACAGTTTGCTGCAACTGCAGCCTTTCATTTTATCTTTGTTCCTCTTACTCTCGGACTATCCATTCTTGTAGCCTACATGGAAACAAAGTATGTAAGAACTGGAGACAAAGACTACTTAAGAATGGCAAAGTTCTGGGGGAGGCTTTTTGTTATTAATTTTGCCTTAGGGGTTGTTACGGGAATTACTATGGAGTTTCAGTTTGGAATGAACTGGGCAGAATACTCCCGCTATGTAGGCGATATTTTTGGTTCACCACTTGCGATTGAAGCAACTGTTGCCTTCTTTCTTGAGTCCACTTTCCTTGGTGTCTGGATTTTTGGCTGGAATAAAATATCTCCAAAACTTCATGCCCTTTCCATCTGGCTTGTGGCTTTAGCTACCAATCTGTCTGCTTTATGGATTTTGATTGCCAATGGCTGGATGCAGCATCCTGTGGGATATGTAATAAATAATAACCGTGCTGAGATGGTTGATTTCTGGGCAGTTGTAACAAATGCCTACGGGCTTCTTAAATTTGCCCACACTGTTCTTTCAGGCTGGGTAGTAGCAGGATTTTTTGTGCTTGGAATCTCAGCCTACCATCTGCTCAATAAAAATGAAACCGAATTTTTCAAAAAGTGTCTAAAAATTGGTGCTATATTCGCTCTTGTAAGCTCCATATTGGTTGCTGCAGTTGGTGATTTTCATGCAAAGGAAGTAGCACATACTCAGCCAACAAAGCTTGCAGCAATGGAATCTCTTTGGAACACCACTACGAACGCACCTATGTATTTACTCCTTATCCCAGACCCTGAAAATGAAAAAAACTCAGTTGAGGCAATAGGAATACCTTCAATGTTAAGTATACTTGCTGGAAAAAAGGAAATCAAAGGCTTAAAAGAGTTTTCACCCTCTGAAAGACCTCCTGTTACTCTTACTTTTGTGAGCTTTAGACTAATGGTTGGATTAGGTTTTCTCTTTATTCTGCTTACTCTTTTGGTTTTGATAAAGTTTAGATATATTGAAAACAGTACAATTTTTTTAAAATTACTTCTTTGGTCAATTCCTCTTCCCTATATTGCAGGTCAGCTTGGCTGGATTGTGGCAGAAGTAGGGAGACAGCCATGGATTGTTTATGGACTTCTAAAAACAACTGATGCTGTATCAAAAGCTGTTGAGCCCTCACAGGTTTTAGCATCCTTAATTGGCTTTACAGTCTTTTATGGTGCATTAGGCATAATTGATATATACCTTCTTGCAAAATATGCAAGAAAAGGTCCTGAACCAAAGGAGGTGTAA
- the cydB gene encoding cytochrome d ubiquinol oxidase subunit II, translated as MEFQIIWFILWGLLWAVYFALDGFDFGAGILYPFIAKDEMDKKAVIHAIGPVWNGNEVWLITAGGATFAAFPTTYAYMFSYLYTPLLIILFALILRGVAVEFRPKAVTDTQKKLWDIGIFLGSLIPSLLFGVAFGNIFMGLKFDDSGYYGTLFSLLNPYGLLVGLLFLFTFIVHGGLWISLKVQDTLAEKAMARAKKFWYLQAICAVLFLILTAVFTNLYDNFLKLPFWFAVPALAVTCLLVTGFYIMKNKRGRAFISSALFIISLVFSGVIGLYPNLIPSSIDSKYSLTLFNSSSSPYTLKIMTIVIIIFVPIVLFYQAWTYKTFMYKITEKELKEEGY; from the coding sequence ATGGAGTTTCAAATTATATGGTTTATTTTATGGGGATTGCTCTGGGCGGTATATTTTGCTCTTGATGGATTTGACTTTGGAGCTGGTATTCTTTATCCATTTATTGCAAAAGATGAGATGGATAAAAAAGCAGTAATTCATGCAATAGGACCTGTATGGAATGGTAATGAAGTATGGCTTATAACTGCTGGAGGTGCAACTTTTGCTGCATTCCCTACTACCTATGCCTATATGTTTAGTTATCTTTATACGCCGCTCCTTATAATCCTTTTTGCTTTAATTTTACGGGGTGTTGCTGTAGAGTTCAGACCAAAAGCCGTAACAGACACACAAAAAAAACTGTGGGATATTGGTATTTTCTTAGGAAGTCTCATTCCCTCTTTACTTTTCGGTGTTGCCTTTGGAAATATATTTATGGGGCTAAAATTTGATGATTCTGGTTACTATGGAACACTATTTAGCCTTCTTAATCCCTATGGATTACTTGTAGGTTTGTTATTTCTTTTCACATTCATAGTTCATGGAGGATTATGGATATCTCTCAAAGTTCAAGATACCTTAGCAGAAAAAGCAATGGCAAGAGCCAAAAAATTCTGGTATCTACAGGCTATATGCGCTGTCTTATTTCTTATTCTTACAGCAGTATTTACAAATCTTTACGATAACTTCCTCAAACTTCCCTTTTGGTTTGCTGTGCCTGCATTGGCTGTAACATGTCTGCTTGTAACAGGCTTTTATATAATGAAAAACAAAAGAGGTAGAGCTTTCATTTCATCAGCCTTGTTCATTATATCTCTTGTATTTAGCGGTGTCATAGGGCTTTATCCAAATCTTATTCCTTCTTCAATTGACTCTAAATACAGTCTTACGCTATTTAACTCTTCCTCAAGCCCTTACACTTTGAAAATAATGACAATTGTTATTATAATTTTTGTTCCGATTGTTCTTTTTTATCAGGCATGGACATATAAAACATTTATGTATAAAATTACAGAAAAAGAGCTTAAGGAGGAAGGCTATTAA
- a CDS encoding RrF2 family transcriptional regulator, which translates to MFFFIRHGHIKHLCIKLQKKSLRRKAIKGLQITRETDYAIRTVLYLSGKKDYSARAEEISQQMQIPKSFLRKILKQLEKVGLVQLKRGVSGGIKLLREPVEITLFDVIVAMEKAVALNRCVINDKICGLISHCPVHPVWFKVRERLIQALQEIKFQELAKGAAS; encoded by the coding sequence TTGTTCTTTTTTATCAGGCATGGACATATAAAACATTTATGTATAAAATTACAGAAAAAGAGCTTAAGGAGGAAGGCTATTAAAGGACTACAGATTACAAGGGAAACAGATTATGCAATTAGAACTGTGCTTTATCTTTCAGGTAAAAAAGATTACTCTGCACGGGCAGAGGAGATATCACAACAGATGCAAATTCCAAAAAGCTTTTTAAGGAAAATACTGAAACAGCTTGAAAAAGTAGGATTAGTTCAACTTAAAAGAGGGGTAAGCGGTGGCATAAAACTTTTAAGAGAGCCTGTAGAGATAACACTGTTTGATGTAATAGTTGCAATGGAAAAAGCAGTAGCTTTAAACAGATGTGTAATAAATGACAAAATCTGTGGACTAATCTCTCACTGTCCTGTACATCCTGTCTGGTTTAAAGTTAGAGAAAGGCTTATTCAGGCTTTACAGGAAATTAAATTTCAAGAATTAGCTAAGGGGGCTGCTTCATAA
- a CDS encoding HD domain-containing protein, whose amino-acid sequence MDPLEVIKKYYSPQSLAFIILVNHSQKVAEKAVKIAENLNADKQFIYEAAMLHDIGIFMTNTPKFDCHGKYPYLAHGYLGKEILEKEGYPNHALVCERHTGVGITKEEIVKKNLPLPQRDMIPITLEEKIIAYADKFFSKESDGSVRVRTVDEIIKDLSRYGEEKVRIFKEWINMFEGTAL is encoded by the coding sequence ATGGATCCATTAGAAGTCATAAAAAAATACTATAGTCCTCAAAGTTTGGCATTTATTATTCTTGTTAATCATTCACAGAAAGTTGCAGAAAAAGCAGTAAAAATAGCGGAAAATTTAAATGCAGATAAACAGTTTATCTATGAGGCAGCAATGTTGCATGACATAGGAATTTTTATGACAAATACTCCGAAATTTGATTGTCATGGCAAATATCCCTATTTAGCTCATGGTTATCTTGGAAAAGAAATACTTGAAAAGGAGGGATATCCTAATCATGCTCTTGTTTGCGAGAGACACACTGGCGTAGGAATAACAAAGGAAGAAATAGTTAAAAAAAATCTTCCTTTACCTCAAAGAGACATGATCCCCATTACATTAGAGGAAAAAATAATTGCCTATGCAGATAAATTTTTCTCAAAAGAATCTGATGGTTCAGTAAGAGTAAGAACAGTTGATGAGATTATCAAAGACCTTTCAAGATACGGTGAAGAAAAGGTCAGAATTTTTAAGGAATGGATTAATATGTTTGAAGGGACTGCCTTATGA
- a CDS encoding MFS transporter, giving the protein MKIKEFRAYWIGQIISLSGTWMQQIAQSWLVYVLTKSAFYLGLISFLASFPALLFTLFGGVIADRYPRRNILIVTQCLSCLPAVILGILIHLNVINIWHIAAASFILGVATAFDMPARQAFITEIVSHEMITTAVAMQSISFNIARIAGPVFAGFIVTHLSFYMCFYLNALSFIPLILILLSIKPDFPLSASENRSFRKSLKEGFRFLLKNEQILYTICAVGIFTLFGLSFMTILPIIAGEVLNVGAKGFGIIVSSIGAGSLLAGILIALKKDIKEKLNHIFRASLLFPVAIFGIAFFNEFYITISFAFIIGFALVNFFIVSNSFIQHQTEQRLRGRIMSFFAFVFLGFTPIGNLLAGILVDRFGVNPVLELYSLICLAGGIIFLKILPATRIRIS; this is encoded by the coding sequence TTGAAAATTAAGGAATTCAGAGCTTACTGGATAGGTCAGATAATTTCTTTAAGTGGCACATGGATGCAGCAAATAGCACAGAGTTGGCTTGTTTATGTTCTTACTAAATCCGCTTTTTATCTCGGATTGATTTCTTTTCTTGCTTCATTCCCTGCGCTTCTTTTCACATTATTTGGAGGTGTAATAGCTGACAGATATCCAAGGAGAAATATTTTAATTGTAACCCAGTGTTTATCATGTTTACCTGCTGTGATTCTTGGTATCCTTATTCACTTAAATGTTATAAATATCTGGCATATTGCCGCAGCATCTTTCATTCTTGGAGTAGCTACTGCTTTTGATATGCCGGCTCGGCAGGCTTTTATAACTGAAATAGTATCTCATGAGATGATTACTACTGCTGTAGCAATGCAATCAATATCTTTTAATATCGCAAGAATTGCAGGACCTGTTTTTGCAGGATTTATTGTGACTCATTTGAGTTTTTATATGTGTTTTTACCTTAATGCATTGAGTTTTATACCTCTTATTTTAATTCTTCTGAGCATTAAACCAGACTTTCCTTTAAGTGCTTCAGAAAATAGGTCTTTCAGAAAAAGTTTGAAAGAAGGATTTAGGTTTCTTCTTAAAAATGAACAAATTTTGTATACAATTTGTGCAGTGGGAATTTTTACATTATTTGGCCTTTCCTTTATGACAATACTGCCTATAATAGCTGGAGAGGTTTTAAATGTTGGAGCTAAGGGTTTTGGTATAATTGTCTCATCTATAGGAGCAGGTTCACTTTTAGCTGGCATTCTCATAGCATTAAAAAAAGATATTAAAGAAAAGCTAAATCACATTTTTAGAGCATCGCTTTTATTTCCTGTTGCTATTTTCGGAATTGCATTTTTCAATGAATTTTACATTACAATTTCATTTGCTTTTATAATAGGTTTTGCCTTAGTTAATTTTTTTATTGTGAGTAACAGCTTTATTCAGCATCAGACAGAACAAAGACTCAGAGGAAGAATAATGAGTTTTTTTGCGTTTGTTTTTTTAGGATTTACTCCAATTGGGAATTTACTTGCGGGAATTCTTGTTGACAGATTTGGCGTTAACCCAGTGCTTGAACTTTATTCTTTAATATGTTTAGCTGGAGGAATTATTTTTCTTAAAATTTTACCTGCAACTCGTATTAGAATTTCATGA
- a CDS encoding cysteine desulfurase family protein translates to MIYLDYNATTPLEPRVKEEIIRTFEEFGNPSSSHSYGKNARKIIETARKKVAELIEAEPEEIIFTSGGTESNNLAIFGRALCFSKGHIITSSIEHPSVLNPCRQLLRMGYDVTFLPVSPGGIVDPEDVKKAIKKDTILVTIMHSNNETGIIQPIKEIGEILLEKEIPFHTDCAQSIGKVPVSVNELPVTMLSLAGHKFYAPKGIGALYIRKNFIIKPVLLGASHEKGLRPGTENTAYIAGLGKASEIISQEFSQITEHLHHVTEPLLNGLLEIHNVKFNGKKAPRLPNTINISIKGILADEFVERLSGKVAISSGSACHAGTRKPSHVLLAMGVSPEDALSSIRISTGKFTTVDEVMETIEIIKQELE, encoded by the coding sequence ATGATTTACCTTGATTACAATGCAACAACTCCTTTAGAACCAAGAGTAAAAGAAGAAATAATAAGAACTTTTGAGGAGTTCGGAAATCCTTCAAGCTCTCATAGCTATGGTAAAAACGCAAGAAAAATCATTGAAACTGCAAGAAAGAAAGTAGCAGAACTTATTGAAGCAGAACCTGAAGAGATAATTTTTACTTCAGGAGGCACAGAGTCAAACAATCTTGCAATATTTGGAAGAGCTTTATGTTTTAGCAAAGGGCATATAATAACATCTTCAATTGAACATCCTTCAGTGCTTAATCCATGCAGACAACTTCTTCGCATGGGATATGATGTAACTTTTCTTCCTGTAAGTCCTGGAGGCATTGTTGATCCAGAAGATGTAAAGAAAGCAATAAAAAAGGATACGATTCTTGTAACTATAATGCACTCAAATAATGAAACAGGTATAATTCAGCCAATTAAAGAAATTGGAGAGATTCTTCTTGAAAAAGAAATACCTTTTCATACAGATTGCGCTCAGAGTATTGGAAAAGTTCCTGTTTCTGTAAATGAACTTCCTGTTACAATGCTTAGTTTAGCAGGGCATAAATTTTATGCACCTAAAGGAATTGGAGCGCTTTATATAAGAAAAAATTTTATTATAAAGCCTGTGCTTTTGGGCGCATCTCATGAAAAAGGCTTAAGACCAGGGACTGAAAATACTGCTTATATTGCAGGATTAGGAAAAGCAAGTGAAATAATCTCTCAAGAGTTTTCTCAAATAACCGAACATCTTCATCATGTTACAGAGCCATTACTTAACGGACTTCTTGAGATTCATAATGTTAAGTTTAACGGAAAGAAAGCTCCAAGACTTCCAAACACAATAAATATTTCAATCAAAGGTATATTGGCAGATGAATTCGTTGAGAGGTTATCTGGCAAAGTCGCAATTTCATCAGGTTCTGCTTGCCATGCAGGAACAAGGAAACCAAGCCATGTTTTGCTTGCAATGGGTGTTTCTCCTGAAGATGCTCTCTCCTCAATAAGAATAAGCACAGGAAAATTTACAACGGTTGATGAAGTCATGGAAACTATTGAAATAATTAAACAAGAACTTGAATAA
- a CDS encoding MBL fold metallo-hydrolase RNA specificity domain-containing protein, whose protein sequence is MKIQFFGATKTVTGSCFLLEIEKQNILIECGLFQENDKEFLNYEPFPFNPRKIDLVILTHAHLDHSALIPKLVKEGLRCRIITTPATKDLLEIMLFDALKVQKNENHKQLLYDEENIYKALKQIETLPYQKTLNFNGISIRFLDAGHILGSATVEIKINNKTIVFSGDIGRTGNPILKDPIPPTEADYLVLESTYGNRLHKNLEESIKELIQAIKDTFKKEGNVIIPAFAVGRTQDLLYILNKSVRQGILEPIDVYLDSPLAEEATRIYLSHPELFDDEALREMRHPNRSSIKLHFIKSVEESKKLNTINSKAVIIAGSGMCQGGRIIYHLYHNIYREQCSIIFAGFQAKGTLGRKIVDGEKEVLILGKMLPVKAKIYTIGGFSAHADRDELLEWLKAIKTKPEIFIVHGEPEVIDIFKKSIEERFNFRCHCPERLSTYEIG, encoded by the coding sequence ATGAAAATTCAGTTTTTCGGAGCAACAAAAACTGTCACAGGTTCATGTTTCCTCCTTGAAATAGAAAAACAAAATATTCTCATTGAGTGTGGACTTTTTCAGGAAAATGATAAAGAATTCCTAAATTATGAACCTTTCCCATTCAATCCAAGAAAAATAGACCTCGTTATTCTTACTCATGCTCATCTTGATCACTCTGCTCTTATTCCAAAGCTTGTCAAAGAAGGACTAAGATGCAGAATTATCACAACTCCTGCCACAAAAGACCTTCTTGAAATAATGCTCTTTGATGCATTAAAAGTACAAAAAAATGAGAATCATAAACAACTTCTTTATGATGAAGAAAATATATACAAAGCTTTGAAACAGATAGAAACTTTACCCTATCAAAAAACATTAAATTTTAATGGAATAAGCATAAGATTCCTTGATGCCGGACATATTCTTGGCTCAGCAACTGTTGAAATAAAAATTAATAATAAAACGATTGTATTCTCAGGAGATATTGGAAGAACAGGGAATCCGATTTTAAAGGATCCTATCCCTCCAACTGAAGCAGACTACCTTGTTTTAGAGTCAACCTATGGAAACAGACTTCATAAAAATCTTGAAGAAAGTATTAAGGAGCTTATTCAAGCGATAAAAGATACATTTAAAAAAGAAGGGAATGTTATAATACCAGCTTTTGCTGTTGGAAGAACCCAAGATTTGCTTTATATTCTCAATAAATCTGTAAGGCAGGGAATTTTAGAACCAATAGATGTCTATCTTGACAGTCCTCTTGCAGAAGAAGCCACAAGAATATATCTTTCACATCCAGAACTTTTTGATGATGAAGCCTTAAGAGAAATGAGACACCCGAATCGCTCATCCATAAAGCTTCATTTTATAAAAAGTGTTGAAGAATCAAAAAAACTTAATACAATTAACTCAAAGGCTGTTATTATTGCTGGAAGCGGAATGTGTCAGGGTGGAAGAATAATATATCACCTTTATCATAATATTTACAGAGAACAATGTAGCATTATCTTCGCAGGATTTCAGGCTAAAGGCACACTTGGAAGAAAAATTGTTGATGGAGAAAAAGAGGTTTTGATACTTGGTAAAATGCTTCCAGTAAAAGCTAAAATTTACACTATTGGAGGTTTTTCAGCACATGCTGACAGAGATGAACTTCTTGAATGGCTTAAAGCTATCAAAACAAAGCCTGAAATTTTTATTGTGCATGGTGAACCAGAAGTCATTGATATTTTTAAAAAATCAATAGAAGAAAGATTCAACTTTAGATGTCATTGTCCAGAAAGGCTTTCCACTTATGAAATTGGGTAA
- a CDS encoding radical SAM/SPASM domain-containing protein encodes MKLGKYYLNEKIFIKLIEFPALYNIKTDEIYCIDKRALKILSDISESNALPNTLNKGEKDDKKFIEYCLNEGILTKIPQKRIKTAIEQSPIPSLRYLELQITNRCNLRCKHCFVNSGTCQKKKFSHFVDIDKSQELSFEKIKKTLKEFEKMQGLRVLITGGEPLLHSEFKKINNFIKDLAIRKILFTNGLLLNDNILKNLNFEEIQISLDGMKRGHEILRGQGTFDKTLKAIKKSIDYGFQVSIATVIHKENIEEFDELENLIKTLKIREWTIDALTITGNLKLNKELWVSPEKTYTIMQKYGFSVEDHPRAEGYGCGAHLMAILATGSVAFCSFYENEPIGQIDEGLENLWKKKKQIILKELECSEINCAFLQECRGGCRFRARTLSGNEKSPDLFKCYQFGRL; translated from the coding sequence ATGAAATTGGGTAAGTATTATCTCAATGAAAAAATCTTTATAAAACTAATTGAGTTTCCTGCACTTTATAATATAAAAACAGATGAAATTTACTGTATTGATAAAAGGGCATTAAAAATACTCAGTGACATATCAGAAAGTAATGCTCTACCCAATACACTCAATAAAGGGGAAAAAGATGACAAAAAATTCATTGAATACTGCTTAAATGAAGGAATTTTAACTAAAATCCCTCAAAAAAGAATTAAAACTGCAATAGAGCAATCACCAATTCCATCTCTAAGATATCTTGAGCTTCAGATTACAAATCGTTGCAATCTAAGATGCAAACATTGCTTTGTAAATTCAGGTACATGTCAGAAGAAAAAATTTTCGCATTTTGTAGATATAGACAAGTCTCAGGAACTTTCTTTTGAAAAAATAAAAAAAACTCTCAAAGAGTTTGAAAAAATGCAAGGATTAAGAGTTCTGATTACAGGTGGAGAACCTTTATTACATTCAGAATTTAAAAAAATTAATAATTTTATAAAAGACCTCGCTATAAGGAAAATTCTTTTTACAAATGGACTATTACTCAATGATAACATATTAAAAAATCTAAATTTTGAAGAAATCCAGATAAGCCTTGACGGAATGAAAAGAGGACACGAAATATTAAGAGGACAGGGAACATTTGATAAAACTTTAAAAGCAATTAAAAAATCCATTGATTACGGATTTCAAGTAAGTATCGCAACAGTTATTCATAAAGAAAACATAGAAGAGTTTGATGAACTTGAAAACCTTATCAAAACTTTAAAAATAAGGGAATGGACCATTGATGCCCTTACAATTACAGGAAATTTGAAATTAAATAAAGAACTCTGGGTTTCTCCAGAAAAAACCTACACAATCATGCAGAAATATGGGTTTTCCGTAGAAGACCATCCAAGAGCAGAAGGATATGGATGTGGTGCCCATCTTATGGCAATCCTTGCAACAGGTTCAGTTGCTTTTTGTTCTTTCTATGAAAATGAACCTATTGGACAAATTGATGAAGGGTTAGAAAATCTATGGAAAAAGAAAAAACAGATTATTTTAAAAGAACTTGAATGTTCTGAAATAAACTGCGCATTTCTTCAGGAATGTAGAGGCGGTTGCAGATTTAGAGCCAGAACTTTAAGTGGAAATGAAAAATCTCCTGACCTATTTAAATGTTATCAGTTTGGCAGGCTATAG